In Marinobacter sp. es.048, the following proteins share a genomic window:
- a CDS encoding cupin domain-containing protein, with translation MLNMDFSKKVIIRTEEQEWVTSPAGGVLRKPLAREEAERGHATSVVRYEPGASFNRHEHPLGEEILVLDGVFSDETGDYPAGTYLRNPPGSGHAPYSKEGCTLLVKLHQFDERDKATVCIDTKHTAWLPGIGGLEVMPLHEFEHEHVALVKWPANEVFQPHRHFGGEEIFVLSGEFCDEHGRYPAGTWIRSPHLSQHHPFVDQETIIWVKTGHLPIEAK, from the coding sequence ATGCTCAACATGGACTTTTCCAAGAAGGTCATCATCCGCACCGAAGAGCAGGAGTGGGTTACCAGCCCTGCCGGCGGGGTTCTGAGGAAGCCCCTTGCCCGTGAGGAAGCGGAGCGTGGTCATGCTACCAGTGTGGTCCGGTACGAGCCTGGCGCGTCCTTCAATCGACATGAGCATCCCCTGGGCGAGGAGATCCTGGTTCTGGACGGGGTATTTTCCGACGAGACCGGCGACTACCCGGCCGGCACCTACTTGCGTAATCCGCCAGGCAGCGGGCACGCTCCGTACAGCAAGGAGGGCTGCACCTTGTTGGTCAAGCTCCATCAGTTCGATGAGCGTGATAAGGCAACGGTATGCATCGACACAAAGCATACGGCTTGGCTACCAGGTATTGGCGGTCTTGAGGTGATGCCATTGCATGAGTTCGAGCACGAACATGTGGCCCTGGTGAAATGGCCGGCCAACGAAGTTTTTCAGCCTCATCGGCACTTCGGAGGTGAGGAAATTTTCGTGCTGTCCGGAGAATTCTGCGACGAGCATGGCCGCTACCCCGCCGGCACCTGGATTCGCAGCCCGCATTTGAGTCAGCATCATCCATTCGTGGATCAGGAAACAATCATCTGGGTAAAAACCGGTCATCTACCGATCGAGGCGAAATAA
- a CDS encoding DUF7352 domain-containing protein — MKTIHKFRLEPGKEPTTLTLKEGYRVVRSEYIVPHKAVYLWVEQPLSVTTPTLERQFRVTFSGEPVPDSFEHLDTALDPFGPEAYHVFAVPADEEALFSPVSEGASNDAFSRQNWQPTAIS, encoded by the coding sequence ATGAAAACCATCCACAAATTCCGTCTGGAACCGGGCAAAGAGCCGACCACGCTCACGCTCAAAGAGGGTTACAGGGTGGTGCGCAGCGAATACATCGTGCCCCACAAAGCTGTTTACCTTTGGGTAGAGCAGCCCCTGAGCGTCACCACACCGACCCTTGAGCGCCAGTTTCGAGTCACTTTCTCGGGAGAACCCGTGCCCGACAGCTTCGAGCATCTCGATACTGCGCTGGATCCATTTGGCCCTGAGGCGTACCACGTGTTTGCGGTCCCCGCGGACGAAGAAGCACTCTTCAGCCCGGTATCAGAAGGCGCAAGCAATGACGCGTTCAGCAGGCAGAACTGGCAACCCACAGCGATCTCTTAG